The following proteins come from a genomic window of Dysidea avara chromosome 12, odDysAvar1.4, whole genome shotgun sequence:
- the LOC136240788 gene encoding uncharacterized protein, producing the protein MIFLEKNDHHDQGNQPVPLVDTVQSRSDDVNGLQSIRLPSKMRKRGRPKGAGKTVIGLPRKKSRGSRPVSFLYKGAKQKELVILTWFVDLQIAKDAIDGSRIIEEDDVEMRPEMVSSSCTDEYVCLDMCRKYCTREAWEAINSVVYVIQANPTWYCGRCTREIIDDEQNSIVCECCLVWYHFDCVGLKRSQSRVWICRSCFEESADQ; encoded by the exons atgatatttttggaaAAGAATGATCATCATGATCAAG GAAATCAGCCTGTACCACTGGTAGACACAGTGCAAAGTAGAAGCGATGATGtaaatg GGTTACAAAGTATTAGGTTACCAAGTAAAATGCGAAAGAGAGGAAGACCTAAAGGAGCTGGCAAGACTGTTATTGGTCTCCCTAGAAAGAAATCCAGAGGAAGTAGGCCTGTGTCGTTCCTATACAAAGGTGCTAAGCAAAAGGAACTTG TGATTTTAACCTGGTTTGTTGATCTACAAATTGCCAAGGACGCCATAGATGGGAGCCGAATTATAGAAGAGGATGATGTAGAAATGAGACCTGAGATGGTTTCATCATCGTGCACTGATGAATATGTCTGCTTAGATATGTGCAGGAAGTATTGCACCCGGGAAGCATGGGAAGCTATTAACAGTGTAGTATATGTAATACAAGCCAATCCCACATGGTATTGTGGAAGGTGCACAAGGGAGATAATTGATGATGAACAAAATTCAATTGTTTGTGAATGCTGCTTAGTATGGTACCACTTTGATTGTGTTGGTCTCAAAAGATCACAGAGCAGAGTATGGATATGCCGCTCATGCTTTGAAGAATCTGCTGACCAATAG